The DNA segment TCATCCTCCGAACAATCGACCGGGTCTGACAAAACCCAACTTCCGGTGGCCTCCATGGGCGGCGCCCTGACGAGCATGGTCCATTCAGCAACGCCTCTGCCGGTGACATCAGTGAACCCGATGTACCTCCACGGTCCGCTGGAGTTGGGCGGCGAGCCTTTTCTTCTGCAGGGTCCGCAGGGATACTGCTTCCCAGCGGCAGAGCTAACAGGAATCATCGGTGTGCCAGAGCACGGCACGGGGGTGCACCCCGGACCGTGGGGTGACCTCATGGGCTTCAAGAGTGGGGAAGACGATGCCAAGGTTACGGTGCAGTTGCACCACCTCTATGGAACCGGATCTTCCTCTGCCCCTTCTGTTGTCACTACAGTTACCAGCGCCAATGCctccggtggtggtggtggtggtgcaacAGCCGGTGTTGCTGCTACTGCCGCTATCGTTGGTAGCTCCATCGATGAGATACAAGGTATGTCGCATTAATTCTCTGATGTGCCTCTCTCATTTGCACATCGAGCGATGATGTTTCTATCTTGTCTAATCCTCTCTGCATCTATCTCATCTCAGCGTGGTGTGTGTTTTCACTTCAATATCTTTGCTTTTGCCAACAAGTACATGAACAGAAGAGGCTATGTGTAGGTAACCCTCCCTACAATGCTCCCACAACTGGGAGCTGACCCATCCGTCACTCGCTAATTCTCACGAAGCTGATCTCACTCTTATAATCTTTTCCTCGTCCCAGAAGGGAAAGAGGCCTGCTAACATCTTCGTGCACGAGATCTGGTGATGACAAGAGATATTACAGAATAAaagattgtgtgtgtgtgtgagagagagagagaaatatgatTGAGGGGATTGATCGGGGAGGGGGTTTACATGAGAAAGTAGCCTCTATGTGGTCATGTCATTGGAGATTCTCGAGTGCGGGGAGAGGGGTTTACACGCGTACGTTGTTGAAAAGATAGAGAGGATGGTGGTCATGGTTTCCTCCTCATCCTCCCCCTCCTCACTCACCATAGGCATTCGATCTTAGCTTCCACATTATAGCGCTGTTACCTAGATTGGACGTGTGCATGGCATTGAAATCCGCCAAGTACTTCACCAGCACGTAATCCCTTCCTCTTCCAACCACAATTATGCCTCCATTTACATTATCCGTCCCTTTAATACGTTCTTACCCCccatgtcttcttcttcctctgctacagtGATGGGAGTTGGAGGATCAGGTGGTGCAGCAGCAGCGAGATCGACCGTGTTCATCAATGAGGTGGCTTTCGAGGTGGCGGCTGGGCCGGTGAACGTGAGGGAGGCCTTCGGACACGAAGCCATCCTCATCGACCATTCCGGCCGCCCTGTGCTCACCGATGAGTGGGGCGTCACCATCCATCCCCTCCGACATGGAGCCTCCTACTAcctggtcctctctctctctctctctctctctctctattttatgCTACTatggatttcttcttcttcttcatctaatGCTGTTGTAATGCAGGTTTAGAAGAACGACGATGGTGAGGCAGAATCTATCTATAAGCTTGTTTTGCTTGTGGTTTTAGCACTCCAATATGCTGCAGTACTGTCGTAGCTCTACTTTCGGACTATGTAGCTCAGTTTTGCAAGTTATTTACAAGTACTTTTGGGCTATGTGATGTAACTGATGGATATTATCTTTATCATGCATTTTTCTATCCTACATTACATAAATGCTGGCCTCCAATTTATCTGTCTCGCTGCACCAACAAATATTTGCCACTGGATTAACAACATGAGCTATGGATGCCCATAATCAACTACTCCTTGTGATCGATAACACGTACATAAAAGATCACTCGATGATTGACTGCTAGTTATGTGATGGTGGCAACCATCGCAATGCCATGCCCTCTTACCTTGCCATACCTCATGCtgaagcattcaaagaaaaactaGCTGGGAAGCCGCATCATTTGGGATAGAGtgggcatcatcatcatcatgcatgtgTCATCTTCGAATTATAAATGTGAACTCTCGATATCTGTCTGGAAGATCGACTTGTTGTGGCAATAAATACCAAGAGAAATGCAGTGGCTGAGTTGGTGCAGGCGAAGAGAgggggggagggagagagagagagttgtaggTGTCAAACAACAGTGGGCAAACGTGAACGCATCAATCTGCTGACCGAAACGGATGTTTGACTGACAAGAGAGAGTCAAAAAAGCAGGTTTGTCGTCAAAGGAACACAGTGTTGTAACGTAGGATCACAACATCACGTAATAGGCCTGCGCCCACAACAATAGGCTCCTATACTTGGCCATTCTAGTGACTTGCCCttgtcctccctccctctctctctctctctctctctctctctctctctctctctctctctgtgtatgtATGCACATTATTAACAGTCAAGACATCATATTGGAATGTGAGGAGTAAAATGTAAGAGAAACATTCAAGCTGTTGCTGATTACTCTTTCCAGTAATGGATGTTGGTGTTAAAGTGATTACACTAGTGAGGATGATCTATATagttatatacacatatacaactTCATGTTTCATATAACCTATACCTTCATAGGAGTTCTTTGCAcctaaatttgattttttttggcGAGTTCCAAAGATTTTGGTACCAAAACCTTTTGTGTTGAAGTTGCAATaaggataaataaaaataaaaaataaagttgaAATAAATCATCTTTAAGTTTTATTTAGTTAAACATCAACTATATCCATTAGTAAATATAAAATTGTATATTGTAGACAATTatgttaattattataaattctcGAAAGGTAGTGAAAATTTCATaaccaaaataaaattattaatttgttgaaaattaactattataaattattaatttgttGCGGAGGGACTAGTTGACGCGCAACGTTGAATAGCGCAGACCGTTGCATCCCGGATTATCGACGACACATCTATCATTGCTCTATCTCCCTCCTGAGGTCTTGTGCTCCGGGTTAGGTCCCTTTCACCAATCATATTATAAATTACTCATACGATTATGATACTTTAGATGTTTATATTACTACGGATTCATCTAAAGCCTACAAAATAATAatactctttttatttttctcaagtaGTCAAAGCCGTCGTCCTAAAGCTTTACCGATTCTAATGTTTGGTGAATGGAAAACCACGCTACATGATCGACTCTGTCAGACCTCCGACCAAGTCCTCCTTTCAACGAGAAGACAAGAAGATTTCACAAGCAAATCACTTTGGGTGTTCTTCTTAGATCTTTACCTATTTGACTTGGCATTCCTTTGCATGTGTAGATGCAATTTCTTTTCATCCAAAAATCAAGGAAGAAAATTccaaatttttttctaatttttttttcagaaataGAAAGTTGTGAATATGTTGATAGACATATTTTTGTCAATCAATTGATTTAAGAAATACTTTCAAAGTTGAAAGTTTCAAGTTTTGAACTTTTCTTTTTCTCAAAGGAGAATTGACATTTCTTTGAATGTGTTTTTACATATCCATCCTTTCAAACATTATTGTGCTTTAGATTATTTATCCTTATCAGTGCCTTTAGTCTATGCTCTCTATAAATCttagataaaatattaaatatatataaattataatatttctaaaatttcttttaatcttcaaaggtacaaagaaattaattataaaGGTATATGTAATTTGTTGGTAATCATGGATGCATTGAATCCATACAATCAAAAATCTTTTCTAGAAAGGAGAAAATtcaataaaatatgaaaatatttatGTCATTATAAAGTCAGTAATTTTAAGATTTATTAGTTGAAACTCTAATTTACATTAATATCTTTTAAAAGCTCTCATtttatttcataatatatatatatatatatatatatatattaaattcagcccaattaatattttaaataataattataaatatattatattgacATTTATAATAATGTATGTCTGTCGAAGGGcatatatgtaaaaataataatatttattgtaaAGTGCGAAGGGAAAGAGACGCCCGTCGCGCCTCCTCCGAAGCGTTTCCTCCGCAAGACGAGCCGTTCCCGCTTACTTCGAGACGAAGCAACAGCGGACTCGGATTCCTCCGGTCAGTAAGCGACACAGAGCTCGGATCCGGTCAGCGAGAGAAGCGGCGACGTTTGCGTTGTCGGCGGCGCCGGTGGCGGTGGCAGAGGAATGGCCTACAGGTCGGATGACGACTACGACTACCTCGTCAAGGTTGTGCTCATCGGCGACTCCGGCGTCGGGAAATCCAACCTCCTCTCCCGGTTCACCCGCAACGAGTTCAACCTCGAGTCCAAGTCCACCATCGGCGTGGAGTTCGCCACCCGGAGCATACGCGTCGAGGATAAGGTCGTCAGGGCGCAGATTTGGGACACAGCCGGTCAAGAAAGGTTCGATTCGATACTCCTACATATCCTGATGATCTGGAAGAATCGGTTTCTTTTTCTGCTACTTTTCCTAATTACCATTTCCAGAATCTCCGATCGGACATGGGGCGGTGTGTTCTTGTAAGATCTTGGGCCGGCTAGTTTGGATCCGACGGAAATTAGGGTTCTCTTACTTGGGTGGTCGTTACAAATCATTCGTTGGGCTTGATGCGAATGATATGCTGTTTTTCAGATCATCTATTGCGGGGATCAAGGAAGTCTCTATGATCACATATTAGCGTCCATAAGACTCTCTTGAATCTTCTTCTATGTGGTGCAATTGAGTTTCGGGAGGACTAATTTAGGGTTTGAATCGATCGTATACTTTACTATATGGTGCTGGACAAGTTAGATAGATAGAGTAGAGATATATAGAAGGAGAGGATTGCTTGGTAGGGTAATTATTAAAAGAAGTTATGCAGTTCAAGGTCTCATCATCGTTCCTATCATTTGCTAATTCATGGTTGAGTATATGCAATGTTGTAGTCTACAAACAGATAAATTGTGGTTTTATGTATAGATATATTGTAGTTTTGATTTCCTAAGAATCAGCTTATTAAATTTAGCCCATCTGTCCTCCGTGTGGGAGTTTTCTTGGTCATATGCTTTTAATTGTGGCCAGTATTTCAGATTGCTTCACTACCTGTGAATGAAAATGCTGGTGCAAGTTAATGACTTGCATCATCAATCCTTATAGAATATGAACTTGTAAAAGACAGCTAATGGAAAACAATTTTCTTCCCGAATAGGTAACTTGGTCTTTTCGTGCTTACGGGTATTGCTTGAAGTTCTTTCTGTTCCTAAGTAAAAAATAAGATTCTTTCATTTGTCTTGCCTCGTACCACTCTCGATACCCTTATATGATTTTAGTTTTTGCTGCCACTTCCTAAGTGCTGAAAAAAGTCAAAGTGTTAGTCGAGTTGTACACTAAGTTCCCCAGATTGAAAATAGATCCATATCTTGTAagggaaaagagaacaaaaatgcaAGCAGGATAGGCATGTTATCAATTTGTAAGATGCTGATTCTATTACAAAAAATTTCATATGTTCTCTTTGTTGTACCTTAATTTCTTCCAAGGGCTTTGCATGTATGAAAACCTTAGTTTTCTTCTACAGTGTTTACAGCATCTATGATCGCAAGCATATGCTTGAAAACTCTAGGCATCTAGAGTTTTCGAGGTTGATTGATGTTGTACTGATGCTAGAAATTAGGAAGACTGCTTACCTAAATTGAAATTTTGCTTGCTTTACTTTGGTTGATACGGTTAGAAGTTCCCTTTAAGCAAATGCATGGTAGGAAAATTGCCCATGGATGTCAATATCAAAACTAGGGTGGTGATCACGCCAGGTTAAGTTGATTTAGGTCTGGTTGGATTATAGGTTATTAAATATAAGGGTAGCTCGAGCCCAATCTTCTGCGCCTGGAGgtcaagatttttttttacatgtACCTACCTGTCTGCCTAATGGTTTTGTTTGATCTGTCAGACCCTAGAATATATGTCCAACTTGAACCAACCCATCAATGGATTAAGATTTCTTGATTGAGATCTGATCCTTGAACAGAACAAGCTATACTAAGTGGATCAGGTCAGACTGACCCAACGGGTTTGGCTCAAGATTGCCACTTCCAGTCCAAAATGCCTATTGGCTGCTGTCGTTGTGTGCAGGTTTTGACGCTAGAATGCATCCTGGTCTTTGGACCTTGGTCCTTTGGTATAGTAGTTTTTGATCTTGATTGTAGTGTATCTAAACTATACACATGCATACCTACATGTTCACAAGCTAACATATGGACAAGATACTTTTCCAAAGGAATACATGAAATTGAGATATGACCATGAAtgaacagtatatatatatatatatatatatatatatatatatatatatatatatataaaacagctATGTACCTTATGTTTGTATGGTTTACCACACTACTATATTATAGAACTTATCTACAGTAGATTGGTGATTACCTGAAAACAGTATGAATTATCCATAGTGTAAATAATATGCCCTATTAACGTTAGTGTATGTGACATGTCCTTTGTGCCATATGGTGATTCATCATCTACTGCTgaaagtttttattttatattgggTAAGGATCAGTCAAAAGGAACCTTTGCTCATCCAAGTTGCATCTATACTTTTGGCAAACTGTTGACAGCTGTCGGAGTCTAAACTTTTGTTTAAATTTGACCAACTAATGGTCAAAGTGATCATTTGCTTATCCAAGTGCATCTATATGTTTTGGCAAACTATGGATGATTGTCAGACTAAGGTCGCTTTCTGTTAATAATCCATAGCAGGCATAGCGTGGCACCTTATGGATCTAACATTTTTATGTGGTACAAAACCTGGTGGAAATGGGTTTTGATGCACCCTGATCTCAGATTTGGATTGGATTTGTGCATAACAAACATGTGGATCAGTTTTATACTTGGTTGGTAATGATTGAGGGTTTATAGCAAGGTGTAAAATAAGGTAAAGAAAACTAATAATATGCACTGCAGGAGTCCTTTCCAGCCTAGAAAACCAACTTGAAATTTATTTGAATCACTCTCTCCTGTCCTCATTGAATCGAATTCATTGGATGTCATCTAGGCCAGCTTAGTGGTGGCCTTGCAAGGATAAGTCCATCGGCCAACATGGCCAGCCAAATTTGCCAATTCTTACTGCTGGTCAAACGAGGACCATAGTGACCAGTCAGATATAGTAAGAGGCCACCACCTTAGGGCTGATGTCAGGGTTATCAGGGAAGTCAATGCAAGTAGGTGCATAGTAACATAATGCTAGAGAAGATTTTTTTGATTAAGTGAACAAGTACACCTCTAATCGTCAGAACATCTGAGATCTCATAATTGGAAATGGTCTGAAATTTATGACAACTATTGGTCTCCATGGAACACGAAGAAGATGAAGTATTCTAAGTTTCTTGGACTTGTTTGGTCATTAAAGTATCATCCTTTCAATTAATCAACTCACTGTTATTATTTAGTCATCTTTATTACCGTAATAAGTGTTCCAAGGTGCCATTCGAGCGACTGAATATGCAAATGGGGGTCGTGCCACTCACGTAAGGCTAGTGGCAACTATTAGATATAGTATGACTGTATATCAAAAATATGCTGCCAGATAACTGGATATAAGCAAGTTGTTTCGCAAGTCTTGTGCACAAGCAGGTAATGTGCCTCTATATGTACCTTAGCAGTAGCATGTGATGCTTCTTGTTCATAATCCATAACTGGTATCTCTATAGTTTTTTGTGCTATATTGCATGAACCCTTCTTTCATTTGTTATCAGTTATCACCTAGATTGGTTTTAAAACTAGTACACATTTTGTTGCATACTTGAGGAGTTAGTTTGACTTGGTCTAGTGTTTCCATTTGTTATTTTAGGTTGATAGTATTACTATTAAGTTGGTACTTTATGCAGCTCATTTTAAAGTACAAACAATCTCTTTCATGCTTCAACATGAACTGCTTCTGCGGCCACATAAAATAATTGCCTTCACCTTGGGGAGAAGCTTTGTTTTAGCTTCTAATATGCAagttaaaaagaaaattaatagtCTCTTTTTGTTGCTTCTAATAGGTACCGAGCAATCACTAGTGCATACTACCGTGGAGCAGTCGGCGCACTTCTTGTCTATGATGTTACTCGGCATACAACGTTTGAGGCTGTGGAGAGATGGTTGAAGGAACTAAGGGATCACACTGACTCTAACATTGTAATTATGCTTGTGGGCAACAAAGCAGACTTACGCCATCTGAGGGCTGTTACTGTTGATGACGCAAAGGCTTTTGCCGAAAGGGAAAATACCTTCTTTATGGAGACATCTGCTTTGGAATCGATGAACGTAGAGAATGCCTTCACCGAAGTGCTCACTCAGATCTATCGTGTGACGAGCAGGAAGGCACTTGATGCTGGTGATGACCCAGAGACGTTGCCTAAGGGTCAAACAATCGACATTGGCACCAATGATGATGTATCTGCTGTTAAGAAAGCCGGTTGCTGCTCAGCTTAGCTCACTCGGGGGGCACAGATACATAAATGTTAGGGGGTTTGGCAGGTTTGTACACTttgatatttggtttttggatctGCTGGTACAACACAGTTGGCAACAGTGATCGTTTTCTACACCAAAAGAGCATTGGATTCGTTTTATACTGTTGTATCGTGGTTACCTTCATCCGAGTATATAATTCGGTAATGATTGTGTTTTAGTAAATATTGTAACAACTTTGTTGATTCATCTGACATTTCTCTTTTTCAAGTATGTTGCCATTATGTACCCTCCCCCCCACTAGTCAAAATATTCAAGAGATGCGTTTGAGTCAATAAGCAGCCCCCTGTTACTGAATGTGGCCATCTATGGCACAAAGATCACGTTTGCATTTTACAACGAAGCCTAAGCAATAGATTCTCTTCTGCCACCAGCAGCCAGAATAATCATCAATCCTAGGAGCAGTGCCGATCTGTATGCAGGCTTCAAAACAAgccacaaaatatatatataaaaacaagATTGATtctgcttgcatcatcaaaacaGCACTAATCAAGACGACCAATGCAAATAATAGTTTATCAGATCCCACTTGGTAAAATCAAACAGCCAACAAAAACATCGAATATGCAAACAAAGGAACAAAATCTTCAAAAGAATGCAACTCACCAACTACCCTGGAACAAAAACACCACCTGCCAATTCAAAGATTATTGTTCAATACTATATTTAATATTCTGTTGTCACAAGAGCCAAGTATTCGTCAATAACCGGCTTCAAATTTTAATCCCGACAGTTGAAAGCATATCGAATAAAGAAAGGTTAATGCAGCAAAAGTACAACCTGCGGCAGCTTACTAGAAAATACAATCAGATGCGTCTGGAAATGAAACGTAGAGCCAGAAAAGCACACCAAGTACAGTTAGTTACTTGCGAGCTTCAGCCTTCTTCTGTTCTTTGGCTGTCATT comes from the Musa acuminata AAA Group cultivar baxijiao chromosome BXJ2-8, Cavendish_Baxijiao_AAA, whole genome shotgun sequence genome and includes:
- the LOC103996488 gene encoding WUSCHEL-related homeobox 9-like, with amino-acid sequence MASSNRHWPSMFKSKPCNAHHHQWQHDINSCHQKTPYASGFEERSPEPKPRWNPKPEQIRILEAIFNSGMVNPPRDEIRRIRAQLQEYGQVGDANVFYWFQNRKSRSKNKQRHLQATRSQTQPSSAAPSPPPVATKPTSTATSSSSSSSEQSTGSDKTQLPVASMGGALTSMVHSATPLPVTSVNPMYLHGPLELGGEPFLLQGPQGYCFPAAELTGIIGVPEHGTGVHPGPWGDLMGFKSGEDDAKVTVQLHHLYGTGSSSAPSVVTTVTSANASGGGGGGATAGVAATAAIVGSSIDEIQVMGVGGSGGAAAARSTVFINEVAFEVAAGPVNVREAFGHEAILIDHSGRPVLTDEWGVTIHPLRHGASYYLV
- the LOC135619972 gene encoding ras-related protein RABA1f-like, producing the protein MAYRSDDDYDYLVKVVLIGDSGVGKSNLLSRFTRNEFNLESKSTIGVEFATRSIRVEDKVVRAQIWDTAGQERYRAITSAYYRGAVGALLVYDVTRHTTFEAVERWLKELRDHTDSNIVIMLVGNKADLRHLRAVTVDDAKAFAERENTFFMETSALESMNVENAFTEVLTQIYRVTSRKALDAGDDPETLPKGQTIDIGTNDDVSAVKKAGCCSA